The region TCGGAAAGTGCATGCTGCAAGAGTCTGTGCTCACATCCTCTACTTTCTACGGTCCATATTAGAGCCACAAGTTTCAACTCATTCTTAGAACTGAAAAAATCCATGTAAGGCTTTCGATTCTCGAATATGGAGGAGCTGCCAGGTTAATTTTCCAGAAGAACTACGCTAAAGGAGACACATTTCCATTCCCTCCTGTACTAATTACCAACACAACATGCGATAGGTTAAGgacgaattactagggaaatgggTGTTATATTGGTAACAAGTAGGGGTGGGGATGGAGGGTGCTACAACAGtacatttttatgttgaaagtatttgtgggtGTTAACGAAACCCACATATTTATCACTATATACAtcttaatgaacaaaaaaaaaatgccacctTTAGAACAGTTGTGGCTTGTGCCAGATAAATTATGTGAAGGCCAGTAAAATTCTAGGCAATGTCCTGGAATCGACTGGTGGCCGTGATGTCATTGACGTTGCAAACGATTTTGTAAGCTATACCGTGGCCATATTGGATTAatgcaaagacgttgtagttatatatctagacacacaattggcgctggtgtcatGTGCAAATTTGAAACCTCTTGCGCAGGTTcacgcgacgccatgtttggtgAGCACAAATGATTGTtgctataaagcattcggagtttagaaagtaccattgggtatataggcgtttccttagcggacatcccccttcactgtaatataactaaacttatttacgtattttctaatgtataatataaaataacagaagtaaatctaattaccgtaactaagcattgctttaaatataaatgccttatattgctcataaatagacttattagtttatttctaaatcctatgaccgaatacatggaatatttttacttgtattattttatatacgttagaaaatacgtaaataatttatttaaattatattacaaagggAGGGATGTCCACTAAAAATGCCTACTGACAGTTACACAGTTCATTTGCCCTGGAAGGAATACGGAGTTGGGGTAGCAGTTTCGCACTAGTAGTGGATGGAGGgaaagttagaaatacaatgtagcatgcattataaaaacattgactGTCCAATTCTGCACCGCGTTGCAATGGAGTAGCTAATTCTGAgtcactttcatcatcatcactgcttCTCCTACTGCTGCtatcatcactatcactatcgTTATCCAAAGAAATAATTAGATTATCCACTACTGCAGGCAAAGTATTATGTCGAAATCTATATTGACTTTCCAGTATGTTGACAATAACCCTCCTAGTCATCTTTTGTTATTGACGATAAAGCCAGTTCTGTAAGTTCCTTTAATCTTTGCAAAGATAAATCTCCTTCACGTTATTTCCTCTCGCTTTGTGTTTCATCTTTTTCCATGCTAATTCGATCGGATAAGTCACACATATAAGGAGGAAGTCTCAGTACGGTGTGTCCGAACTCCACCAACCTTCGGTCAATCCTAAGAGccttttcttctcagccactctGTCATGTCTCTGTTCGGCGCATATTTATTTGGAGGCTTATCAACCTGAATGGAGCTTTGCCATAACATAAATATTGATTGAAAAACAAATGCTgacgaatataatataattttctgaGAACTTTCCTGATCTAAACTAAGTAGTCTGAACACTATGTGCTCTATATGGGGCTTATGTTTGcctatcattttaaaataattgttgttggCTAGAGCAAACATTAATATGGTGTTTAGTTTGTGATTCCCATACTTAGTTGTCTATGGAGTCCCCACTTCATTTTTTATAATACATTCACAGCTCAGTCAGTCACAGCAAGTGCGAAGCTTTATGTGGTCTGTGATTTATCTGAGAACACTGTTTccagataaaatttatttttaaactctgATCTGTTTTGAATTGCACGTGTACAGTTTCCTTGGAATTGTTTAATATGGTAAATGTGTATTGTGTAAGTAATGGCTATTGAGCAGCAGTTAGTTCATCTACCGATTAGAATAAGAGGTGAGTagtaatcagtggcgtagcatcaatgtaagctaaaaagcttagcttccccacttaataataatttcataataaacctgcagtttatggacaaaattttttattaattttaatagactttatatttacgcgttaaatattatgATGCGGCAGTTCAGGATGATTTGTgttgcagcagtaaacaagaagcctgcacacaccagcttccaaacagactggtttcttctgcgtaatccaccccgcagatttcccatccctttctaactaaactaccctagtcgcaaggctctcaagaagctagctttaacatttaaaataagtagtttccaagttatcccttttcgtcagtagtgttcagttgaagtgttagtgtgcattgtggctgacataataaataatgagcgaaataacagttcctgacactaattaaattgaattttttaggacaattgtattatcaagactgacttacgaacaaaagcgtgatttaaaaaagaaatgactgaCCCCCTttctgtcaatgaaggacacaaccaaagaCAGACGcttacttacgtaatgatactaatattgtgatttctctaagtatgacagggagtgagctatgttatacgtatatgtgtctatttgttaagagatatgtgtaaaccgtgaaatcatattttactacgtatcatttgaggtcatgccttattggtgttacttatgatgatccaaccaatcttcgactactgacttgacattgattactatttattttaagactatttttgtaatacgttttctcatattgcataaaagacaacttgagttagcttcccctgctcaaaatttcatgctatgccactggtagtaattaggcctatatcagtagaATGAAACAATGAAATGATAAAACTTAGCAAATGCAGTaagcttaaaaaaaaagaaaaagaaataagctTAAAAAACTGATAATTTATCAGAAGCCATTGCCCTCCTGTAGGAGGTTTGGGTGAGCAGTTAGTTGTggtatatataaattacattttgtttgCAGCTCAAGAAAGAGATGTTTTGTATTGATGCTTCATCTCCAAGTCCTAATTAGCCGTTTTTGTCCTTAAAAGAGATGAGCATGGAAGTAAGGATTTTAGGAGGGGAAAAATTTTAATGACGTGACGCAACATGAAATATTCACCATAGACCTGTTGGGATTCGATTCGAAAATCTCTTGATTTAGTAGTCCATCATTTAGACCacaatgttgagaaaatccttagagaaattctaaaggactcaataCAAATTTTGCAGTTTCATCTCTActtcaagtaatatgattcacttcattttttttttaatatttattgtatataggtctattttcattgttttattgtaaacttttatatatgtatttgatttgttttctagatccttgtggtcacccttattgaagggcagatggttttattttataaatctgaGGAGATGTCAATATGCAGTACAAGATGTAGAaaagttttcaataaatattttaactcCAGTAATGAAAGGAAAATCATCAGATGAGGAAAAACAAAgaattgttttaaaattgtttccaTAGGTAGGAAGGCGTCCCAGAACCTTACCCCAGTAGCTGCCACTGGTTCCAGTACTAGATTCAGAACAAACCAGATGTCATAGATgttaattcctttttttttttttttttttttttttcttcttccatcaCCTCCTTTGCTGTCTGTAGGAAAAGTCTTATATCACGTTGAcacattatcatgaagaatgtaaTTCAAAGAGACAAATCTTATTGGACAAAGATTAAGACAGAAGAGGTCAGTCCTTGAAGGAAAAATATGAAGATGTTACATACCTATTTTTGTAAATGGTTTCAGCACAAGAAGCAACAAGTTCGTTGAATGTCCTCAAGAGTAAAACTGCTCTAGTTATAAAAAAACGTCAAGTTATGAGGGCCTCCTTTGGTGATTATCGCACTAAGATGgcagaagaggaaaaaaaaatctctaaagGTATTGACAATAAAGGATCACCTGCTGTGCAAGCCAAGCATGTTTTTAAGACTGTAAAATGTTATTTGTAGTAAGAGAATATGCTTTTAGGATTATTGAGTCTTACAATACTGTTTTAGGAgatgtaaaaagaaatataacagaGTCAAATTATACAACAATCAAATATTGCTGAGTTATTGGTTATGAAAGTTATGATCCTCCACTCGGGAAAAGCACTGTATGATATGGGCGGAGACATGTAAGATTTTGTCATATAGTCCTGTTGGAAACCTGCCCAGATATCAACTGAAAAATTTTGCTGATAGGAGTGACACAAAACTGTATGCgtgtttatttcatttcaaatttagTTTTTATCTGAATTTAGGCTCTCGTGGCTTGTTCCTtatctcaaaatattttaatattttcccaatATGCCCTGTTAGGCGAGTTTGTTGGTAGAGAGTGGAAACACActgtattaaaaaatgtttgcTTCTTGGTTAGGAAAGCTattacaaacttttttgttttgggAGAGTAGTTAGTTGTGGTGTACGTATATAAATTCCATTTTTGTTTGCAGCTCAAGAGAAGGTACGTATTGATGCTTCATCTCCAAGTTCTAAATCCCAATTTGTGAAACGGAGTTCTGTCATTGACAAGACTGATCATGAAGTGTCACAGACTTCACTGGGCAATGACAGTGAAATACACACTCAAGAAAAAAGTCAAGAAAACTTTGTGTATAGAAAATCTGACAACAATTTTAGGTTTAATTTTACTCTTCCAGATACATAAAGTGGCATCATTAACATGTGTATACTATGAATGTGGTTCTTTGTATATGAACTAagttattgttttcatttttttatataaaaatatatctttgtatgTATTATTggtttgttttatatgaaagcaGATACTCACCTTAGTTCCAGGACATGTTGATGAATAGAGCCCAGATTTGTATGCAAAAACAAATTCTAAAATGTGCACCAAGATTCCTAACAATAccatatcaaaataaatatatatatatacatgagcAGCTTTTAGTTATGCCATTCTTTTGATTCTGtcatatgtaaaattgaatgaggtCATGTTGTACATTATTCTAGGTTATGTTCATAGAGCAAATGCTACTAAAATACAAGTTTCATTACTGTCCATACATTATGGAAATGGTAAGAACCAGGttgctaaattaaattaataataaataattgaaagcgCACTAATGTGCATTGATGTGGTGGGTTATCTACTGTTCCCTACTATACTCTGTCAGGATCGTGTTCTTATAGTCCAGATCGAGAAGTGGTATCGTTCACATTGTTTCCCACACAGGTTGCACACACAATTGTCCGCTGGCTCGTGGTATCCTAGTTTGATACACAGCTTGTGGTGGAAACCAAGTACCAACAGTCTTGTTAGGGCGCTGCGTAATTCCTGGTTTGGTCTTGTCCAGCTGCGATCACCCATGGCATCTGTAGAGTAGAAGTCTTCCAGATTTCGTCTCTCTTTCTCCGTCGGTCGTGTAGAACTTTTCTGATTTTTCTGTTGATGGCAGTAGTAGTTGCGAGCGTAGATCCTCAATGAGAAAGGTTTCCCTTGCAAGCTCATATACTAGGCGCGATGGTgtgtgtatagataggcctagagTTTTCTTTAAGAATCTCGCCTTTGTTGCTTCTATGATTTCTAGGGCCTTTTTGGAGAGGTGTGTCCAGGTTATTGCTATTCCATAAGTCAGGATTGGTAGAATTTTTGCTGTGAATAAGGCCATTGCGGTTTCTAGGGATAAGCTCTGTAGTTGTGTGATGTCATATACTGCTTTTGTCGCGGCGATTACTCTTTCTCTTGTGTGCATATGGAAGGATGTGCCGGTGGTTTGAAGAGTCATTCCTACAGTAGATATTTGAAGTGGTTCACAGTCTGTAACTTCTTTCCGTCGAGCGTGATGTGTTCTTTTTCTGCTATTTTGCCTCCTTTTCTGAAAATcatttgtacagttttgttttcatttatttctagGATGTTTATATCTGCCCAGCTTGAGAGATTGTTTAAAGCTTTCTGTAATTTGTGGGGGTCCTTTGACCCCAGTATCATGTCATCAGCATACATGTAGAGGGTGACGGGTGTGTCTTTTAGTGCATCTACAATGTCTGATGTGGCAATATTGAAAAGGAGAGGGCTTAGGGTGTCTCCCTGCAGCACCCCATTTGTCTGTGTTATTTCTTTGGATGTTGCCACTGTGTcgtttattgtgattttattttcTCCAGGATGCTTCTGATAAGCATTGTGATATGATCATTTTCTCCCATCATTTGCTCCAGTTTTTTGACCAGGATTCCCCCGTCGATGAGGTCAAAAGCTTTCTTATAGTCTATAACGACAGCATAAAATTTTCCTTTCAGGTGCTTCTGGACATCTACTATATCTCTCATTAGGCTTTCAATGGCTTGTAGTGTGGACCTTCCTTTCCGGAAGCCAAATTGGCATTCTGGTATTTGGTTGTCAACTTTCGAGTATAACCTCTCCTTTAGGATCTTTGTGAGAACTTTGAAGATGTTATTTTCAAGTGCAATGCCCCTGTAGGAGTCTGCGTTGTCTACGGGTCCTTTTCCTTTGTACATAACTCGCATTCTTGACGATCTCCATTGGTCGGGGATATTTCCAGTCTCCATACACTTGTTGAAGTGCTTTGTCCAAGTGCTGCTGAGTATCGCGTGTTCATTATATATATGCTATCCAGGCCGGCTGCCTTGTTTTTTCTGAgacttattattgtatttgtcaCCTCTTCTTCTGAGATGGGGGTGAAGTCTTGACTAGGAGTGTTCCTGGCTCTTGTTACAGTTGCATTTTGTCCGTTTCTGTTTAAGATTGATTCAAAGTGTTGTTCCCATTTCTCTATGTGAATTGTGTTTGGTGACTtcgttttcctttgttttagTGCGAGGAAGGGATCCGATCTTGAATTTTCCGCcatttttcttccttccatttCTACATGTCTTTCTTTTCTGTGCTTTATGAGGTTTTTTAATTCCTTGCAAGTGGATGCGTATCTATGTAGGAGCTCCTCCGTCTGTTGTCTCTTAGTTGGTGTAGCAGTGATAGCACTTGCTGTCTCTTCTGGTAGCATTCTCGGTCGAACCATGGCTTTCCGTGCTTGTTTTTTGCTGGCATTgttgctttttctattaaatttgtTAGTATAATTACTGCTGTGTTTAAATCTTCCTCTGTTATGTACTGGTGTAcaattaataatgtaatgtagTAGAACCCCATTTTAACAACTCCACAATTTATGATTTCTTGCCATTTACACAATTATTTTTTACcactttcaattttcatatattcatattacaCACATCCTACATTTTCATTAGTGTAATTTCTTCTATCTACACTACTGTGCATCTACAAAAAATGACTGGGAAAACCTTCAGTCAAATATATCAATGTCAGAATTTAATATCTACAGATAATGGCGTTGTGACTGCAGAAAAACAGTTGTTACAGGAAATAGCTTAAGATCATTTTCAgatgatagtgatggtgatgatgattatgttgcTGTGCCCACAAGTGCAGCATTGGAGACACTGAAAATGTCCTGCTGCAGATGGTGACGGCAATGTtatgaacaggcttcgagacttcggacccgatagagcagttcagtgggaaatccgcatagcggcgtactgagtatagtggtaaagcgtacagtggctgggggtactgtagaatgaatgtcaacaaatacgcaaaggaaaacgctctggatttgaaggttctgatgaataatttggttttcatacaaacctattttcaaactgtgtctgaaactattacacggttagagaagtcagagcaagagatgccggaagccctcaaattaatttagaagatgatgcagagaattaatgagacaccaagtacaccggttactgaatgtgtaaaacagaagtggaaatcaattttatgtaaaaattacggatatggagcattgtgtaatataaacagcaaattagtggacatagagtcacccgataataaaggactgtctcttagagattgcaatgatgttagattttttcgttttgctcctataaagtcatgcgacgtagagcgcatgtttttacagtacgaactgtgtttggtagacaactgaaaaagatttacgtttgagacactgaaactgtattttgtagtacattgcaattctgtactgtaactgaacttcctaaagacgaccaatgggataaatgaagaaattaaaattgctacatgtttatttccaccatcaagagtgtgtataattaaacacaaatgcttataaaagacaggagaataaatgcttttcacattcttttgaaattgtcattgtgtaatgtatatttactctcagaatgtacatatgtgtgtgtttccccatactaccgtactctattctaaataacaACGTTGATACCTGAACagatctctacctttcactacctgcagcgagtcaacaacctatagtacaagcacagtaaacttattgtatcgggtccaaagtctcgaagcctggttatgaacTAGAAAAGCAGATAGAGTTGGCGAGGGGAAAACCAGACATATTCGTAACAGGAAAACACTAATACAAATTGTACTTCTATTCTGTGTCTTTTTATgagataatgatatgatatatatttcgtcacagcatttcttacatgtaatggtggaccTCACATTTTCATCTAtatggtgccaccattaacaatgATTACAAATAACACTTCTCTGCagtataatttattaaaactacCCTAATCCCACTAGGTATTTCCCCTCTTGGTGCTCAGTCCATCGTCTATTTAATATTTATCCTATCTTGTTTTTGctgttcattatttattcactagTTCACATATACCTTAATGTTTATACCTCCTCCTAAAAGCCGCATGACCTTGAATTTGGTGGGGTGGGGCGCTTGTGTGTATCCAATGAAACCGGGAGCTGTACTATCAGAGCTACTCATACTCAAGAGGTCACGGTGGAGGTACCAACCAAAGAAGTGGCTTACCCAGCTGGAGCACCACTACCACATATGGGCTCTGGTCTACTCAAGCCAAGGTGTGCCAAGGGCTGCATGGCACTGGAGTAGTAAAATGATCTCTGAAACTCTGCAGTAGTTAGCCTTCCCATTACAATTGGGGCTCTGTGTTGGGTGACCTTTATTTCCCCGGTACTCGTGGGACTCCTAATGGAAGAACTACAAAAACAAGATTATATGTCCggtatcgtggtctaaggcatcctgcctaggactcgtgttacggaatgctcgcttgttcgagttctcatgggggaaagaaattttctcatgaaattttggccagtgtatgggatcagtgctcactcagcatcgtgatgcacttgggagctacgataggtagcgaaatccagttgcaaaTGCCAGCTGTAATGTCTGGgggggtcatcgtgctaaccacatgatacctccattctggttggatga is a window of Periplaneta americana isolate PAMFEO1 chromosome 12, P.americana_PAMFEO1_priV1, whole genome shotgun sequence DNA encoding:
- the LOC138710318 gene encoding UPF0488 protein CG14286, translating into MSKQRRKNVKQNTGKELAPPQLLNNTTEQNTDAEQLFDLELKWCIQQLQAILSSKVTAKQAQEATSSLNVLKSKTALVIKKRQVMRASFGDYRTKMAEEEKKISKAQEKVRIDASSPSSKSQFVKRSSVIDKTDHEVSQTSLGNDSEIHTQEKSQENFVYRKSDNNFRFNFTLPDT